From Streptomyces sp. NBC_01460, a single genomic window includes:
- a CDS encoding MobC family plasmid mobilization relaxosome protein, with protein MQPTIRRFTGTKRTVRVGPLLFTGDEHAALQEAAAEHGYKGVSGFTADVTLAFVAGRFTANLPLSEDRRRTHMFRAQVLRELNRIGVNVNQIARALNSDSTPPDVRHRLDELHHLLDLIAQALREPAEAEKEQAA; from the coding sequence GTGCAGCCGACGATTCGCCGCTTCACCGGCACCAAGCGGACCGTCCGTGTCGGACCCCTGCTCTTCACCGGCGACGAGCACGCCGCGCTCCAGGAGGCCGCAGCCGAGCACGGCTACAAAGGGGTATCCGGCTTCACCGCAGACGTCACCCTCGCCTTCGTCGCCGGTCGGTTCACGGCGAACCTGCCGCTGTCCGAGGACCGTCGTCGCACCCACATGTTCCGCGCCCAGGTGCTGCGTGAACTCAACCGGATCGGCGTCAACGTCAACCAGATCGCCCGAGCCCTCAACAGCGACTCCACCCCGCCCGACGTACGTCACCGTCTCGACGAGCTCCACCACCTGCTGGACCTGATCGCCCAGGCCCTGCGTGAACCCGCCGAGGCGGAGAAAGAGCAGGCCGCGTGA
- a CDS encoding DUF2637 domain-containing protein translates to MTAPHLITSSPHTRDDVPAAEQRPKHADAEQLALGAAGVVIVALTAGAFWLSYAHLADVAGQHGLGASPIRRWAWPATLDAFIVAGELLMLRAALRRTTDLWAIAVTATGSVGSIALNVAGVGGTDNERSVPLLDYVVAAVPPAAAMVAFGVLMRQIHQLVVPADASSGIGSVAGRNRPVGEQGEGLWQDASANDSQVSGDERTESTSLVPKAKPVGGRPPKATIAELVDIGRTTGHQHGKLTRDLLRAAVKDRNLTIGSARQTEVMGSLRPELEAAGIKVSGG, encoded by the coding sequence TTGACCGCCCCGCACCTCATCACGTCATCGCCGCATACACGAGATGACGTCCCAGCCGCAGAGCAGCGACCGAAGCATGCCGACGCAGAGCAGCTCGCGCTCGGCGCGGCCGGCGTCGTCATCGTGGCCCTGACTGCCGGAGCGTTCTGGCTGTCCTACGCGCACCTCGCCGATGTCGCAGGCCAGCACGGGCTCGGCGCATCCCCCATCCGCCGGTGGGCCTGGCCCGCCACCCTGGACGCGTTCATCGTCGCGGGTGAACTGCTCATGCTGCGCGCCGCGCTTCGGCGTACGACCGACCTCTGGGCGATCGCCGTAACCGCTACCGGATCGGTCGGCTCCATCGCGCTGAACGTCGCCGGGGTCGGCGGCACGGACAACGAACGCAGCGTCCCCCTCCTCGACTACGTGGTCGCTGCCGTCCCTCCGGCCGCCGCGATGGTCGCCTTCGGCGTGCTGATGCGACAGATCCACCAACTCGTCGTCCCGGCCGATGCCTCCTCCGGTATCGGTTCCGTAGCCGGGCGGAACCGGCCGGTCGGTGAACAGGGTGAGGGTCTATGGCAGGACGCTTCCGCCAATGATTCGCAAGTGTCTGGCGACGAGCGGACGGAATCTACGTCCCTGGTGCCAAAGGCCAAACCAGTCGGCGGCCGTCCGCCGAAGGCCACCATCGCGGAACTGGTGGACATCGGCCGAACCACCGGTCATCAGCACGGCAAACTCACGCGTGACCTGCTGCGAGCTGCCGTGAAGGATCGGAACCTGACGATCGGCAGCGCGCGGCAGACCGAAGTCATGGGATCGCTCCGGCCGGAACTCGAAGCCGCTGGCATCAAGGTCTCCGGCGGCTGA
- a CDS encoding relaxase/mobilization nuclease domain-containing protein, producing the protein MIAAIKPAGANTRGLLAYLYGPGRHDEHLDPHIVAGFAMFGMPDPGRNPDASLTQLAHHLDEPVHIRNSEFGKKITDHVWHCPVRAAPGDRHLSDAEWADIAQRIVEAAGIAPPGDDLGCRWIAVRHADDHIHILATTVREDGRRPKLHGSGVRVGDACRKIETDYSLRQLKKGDRTAGKRPTQAEMHKAQRLGWEQTSRDWLQNRIRAAIPHASKTEELLAYLEADGIAIKPRRGPSGDLLGYAAGRPGDLNKNGEQIFHPGGKIAPDLTLPKLKARLENTAPEEHPTARRQRPTTPWHHATDALDTLHQGMADDTYAQAHITALGELIEATAQRAPDHFRAELRTAVGTFGRAQRSQIRAEDEAAHTLRRAARDIAHTAVGPDGSAFAAFLAALVWATIVAARWHEAKNHANQAEAARQALHHLHAAADHALVPVIDTLAARQPSDQASRTLAHDVRAAIPDHADRVLTDPVWPALATVLADAEAGGHKPHQLLKEAAAQRELTSARQPARVLITRIQHTSHSSAPNPRAEAARRCSTLSGIQRHGHGEHMAMPVGPAVVPGESNRRRQL; encoded by the coding sequence GTGATAGCCGCCATCAAACCGGCCGGAGCCAACACCCGCGGTCTGCTTGCCTACCTCTACGGGCCCGGCCGCCACGACGAGCACCTCGACCCGCACATCGTCGCTGGCTTCGCGATGTTCGGCATGCCCGACCCTGGACGAAACCCGGACGCCTCCCTCACCCAGCTCGCCCACCACCTCGACGAGCCGGTGCACATCCGGAACAGCGAGTTCGGGAAGAAGATCACCGACCACGTCTGGCACTGCCCCGTCCGTGCGGCCCCCGGGGACCGGCACCTCTCCGATGCCGAGTGGGCCGACATCGCCCAGCGCATCGTCGAGGCCGCCGGCATCGCCCCGCCCGGCGACGACCTCGGCTGCCGGTGGATCGCCGTGCGCCACGCGGACGACCACATCCACATTCTTGCCACCACCGTGCGCGAGGACGGGCGCCGCCCGAAGCTCCACGGCAGTGGCGTCCGCGTCGGCGACGCCTGCCGCAAGATCGAGACCGACTACAGCCTGCGCCAACTGAAGAAGGGCGACCGCACCGCCGGAAAGCGCCCCACGCAGGCCGAGATGCACAAGGCCCAGCGCCTCGGCTGGGAACAGACCAGCCGCGACTGGCTCCAGAACCGCATCCGCGCCGCCATCCCCCATGCCAGCAAAACGGAAGAACTCCTCGCCTACCTCGAAGCCGACGGCATCGCGATCAAACCCCGCCGCGGACCGTCCGGAGACCTCCTCGGCTACGCCGCCGGCCGCCCCGGAGACCTCAACAAGAACGGCGAACAGATCTTCCACCCCGGCGGAAAGATCGCCCCCGACCTCACCCTGCCCAAGCTCAAGGCCCGCCTGGAAAACACTGCACCCGAGGAACACCCCACCGCACGCCGACAGCGCCCCACCACTCCCTGGCACCACGCCACCGACGCCCTCGACACCCTTCACCAGGGCATGGCGGACGACACCTACGCCCAGGCCCACATCACGGCGCTCGGCGAACTCATCGAGGCCACCGCCCAGAGGGCGCCTGATCACTTCCGAGCCGAACTTCGAACCGCGGTAGGGACATTCGGCCGCGCCCAGCGCTCCCAGATCCGAGCCGAGGACGAGGCCGCCCACACCCTGCGCCGCGCGGCCCGCGACATCGCCCACACCGCCGTCGGCCCCGACGGCAGCGCCTTCGCCGCCTTCCTCGCCGCCCTCGTCTGGGCCACGATCGTCGCCGCCCGCTGGCACGAGGCGAAGAACCACGCCAACCAGGCCGAAGCCGCCCGTCAGGCACTGCACCATCTACACGCCGCCGCCGACCACGCCCTCGTCCCGGTCATCGACACCCTCGCCGCTCGCCAGCCGAGCGACCAGGCCAGCCGAACTCTGGCCCATGACGTCCGGGCTGCCATCCCCGACCACGCCGACCGCGTGCTCACCGACCCCGTCTGGCCGGCCCTCGCCACCGTCCTGGCTGATGCTGAAGCCGGCGGTCACAAGCCCCACCAGCTCCTCAAGGAAGCCGCTGCTCAGCGCGAACTCACGAGCGCTCGCCAGCCCGCCCGCGTCCTGATCACCCGCATCCAGCACACCAGCCACAGCTCTGCCCCCAACCCCCGCGCTGAAGCCGCCCGCCGCTGCTCGACGCTCTCAGGGATCCAGAGGCATGGCCACGGGGAACACATGGCCATGCCGGTAGGGCCGGCCGTCGTTCCGGGGGAGAGCAACCGTCGTCGGCAGCTGTAG
- a CDS encoding DUF3631 domain-containing protein, with protein sequence MQPENPDSYSASASARAAWPATAIPGQPGAHLRPSQADGATAEAYDGPADGSSEPDPAKGLEAIPDGEPTPGSELLDELRSQIAQFVIPPSSEALDAITLWVAATQLQPAWQHAPRLAVVGPAKRCGKSRLLDVLTETVHGPMLTINTTPAAIFRSINEEEPPTLLVDEADTIFGPKVAEKNEETRGLLNAGHQRGRYVTRVVGNDHTPHKFATFAMAAIAGIGDLPDTVMDRSVVIRMRRRAEGEKVKPFRSRRDIPALHELRDRIRAWALPLLEDAASLEPEMPVEDRAADTWEPLVIVADLADGRWPRLARIACARMVAAEVAAEEDHPSGARILADIRRVFFAQREADSLSTEDLLHHLNADAEAPWGERGRYGLTSRQLSRMLRDYDIRPGNVRMADRTQRKGYTRNKLLDAWRRYCPTVHPVDDPRGEG encoded by the coding sequence GTGCAACCCGAGAACCCCGACTCCTATTCCGCCTCCGCCTCCGCCCGAGCGGCCTGGCCTGCCACAGCCATCCCCGGCCAGCCCGGCGCTCACCTGCGCCCCTCCCAGGCCGACGGTGCCACGGCGGAGGCATACGACGGCCCGGCCGACGGCAGCAGCGAGCCGGACCCTGCGAAGGGCCTGGAGGCCATCCCCGACGGGGAGCCGACGCCGGGCTCGGAACTATTGGATGAACTGCGCTCCCAGATAGCCCAGTTCGTGATCCCGCCTTCTTCCGAAGCGCTGGACGCGATCACTCTGTGGGTGGCGGCGACGCAGCTCCAGCCCGCGTGGCAGCACGCGCCACGGCTGGCAGTGGTGGGTCCTGCGAAGCGGTGCGGGAAGTCGCGGCTCCTGGACGTGCTGACTGAGACGGTCCACGGGCCGATGCTCACCATCAACACCACACCAGCGGCCATCTTCCGCTCGATCAACGAAGAGGAGCCGCCGACGCTGTTGGTGGACGAGGCCGACACCATCTTCGGCCCGAAGGTCGCGGAGAAGAACGAGGAGACACGCGGCCTCCTCAATGCTGGCCATCAGCGCGGCCGGTACGTCACCCGGGTCGTCGGCAACGACCACACCCCGCACAAGTTCGCCACCTTCGCGATGGCGGCCATCGCGGGTATCGGTGATCTGCCGGACACCGTCATGGATCGATCGGTCGTCATCCGTATGCGTCGCAGGGCCGAGGGGGAGAAGGTCAAACCCTTCCGCTCGCGACGCGACATCCCGGCCCTGCACGAACTGCGCGACCGAATCCGTGCCTGGGCCCTCCCGCTACTGGAGGACGCTGCGAGCCTGGAGCCGGAGATGCCGGTCGAGGATCGAGCCGCCGACACCTGGGAGCCTCTTGTGATCGTCGCGGACCTGGCCGACGGCCGCTGGCCACGGCTCGCGCGGATCGCGTGCGCACGGATGGTCGCGGCCGAGGTGGCGGCCGAGGAGGACCACCCGAGCGGGGCGCGAATCCTCGCTGACATCCGACGGGTCTTCTTCGCGCAGCGGGAGGCGGACAGCCTCTCCACCGAAGACCTCCTGCACCACCTGAACGCGGACGCCGAAGCCCCGTGGGGAGAGCGTGGACGCTACGGCCTGACCTCCCGGCAGCTCAGCAGGATGCTGCGCGACTACGACATCCGGCCCGGCAACGTGCGCATGGCCGACCGGACTCAGCGCAAGGGCTACACGCGCAACAAGCTCCTGGACGCCTGGCGGCGCTACTGCCCGACCGTCCACCCGGTCGACGATCCTCGCGGCGAAGGCTGA